In Allocoprobacillus halotolerans, a genomic segment contains:
- a CDS encoding UTRA domain-containing protein has protein sequence MAYFFGISANQPVLRLTRQTYIENKPVTHYESYLSPIVPIDDQKDMNGSMYDVLQKSGYPITRVKERLTASIMNAKEKEMFGIHKNEAIINRIRMGYSNDIAIEYTYSKYVATGYELVIDSK, from the coding sequence GTGGCTTATTTCTTTGGTATTTCTGCTAACCAGCCTGTTTTGAGATTAACAAGACAAACGTATATAGAAAATAAACCTGTTACTCATTATGAAAGTTATTTAAGTCCAATCGTTCCTATTGATGATCAAAAAGATATGAATGGTTCTATGTATGATGTTTTACAAAAATCTGGCTATCCTATTACAAGGGTCAAAGAACGCTTGACGGCTTCGATTATGAACGCTAAAGAGAAGGAAATGTTTGGCATTCACAAAAACGAAGCGATTATCAATCGTATTAGAATGGGTTATTCTAATGATATAGCTATTGAATATACATATTCTAAATATGTAGCGACTGGATATGAATTAGTTATAGATTCTAAATAG
- a CDS encoding GntR family transcriptional regulator, translating to MKLQSQSGEKPLWSQLYDVLESRILNGVYKEGEVLPSEMSLMEEFGVSRVTVRQAMDKLIHSKLISRKRGKGTIVLKKKVQWKLCFNLLLMVLKKK from the coding sequence ATGAAATTACAATCACAAAGTGGAGAAAAACCTTTATGGAGTCAATTATATGATGTATTAGAAAGTAGAATACTTAATGGTGTATATAAAGAAGGAGAAGTCTTGCCTAGTGAAATGAGTTTGATGGAAGAATTTGGTGTTTCTCGAGTAACAGTGAGACAGGCAATGGATAAATTAATTCATTCTAAACTGATTTCAAGAAAAAGAGGGAAAGGAACAATTGTTTTAAAAAAGAAAGTACAATGGAAACTTTGTTTCAATCTTCTTTTAATGGTGTTGAAGAAAAAATAA
- a CDS encoding glycoside hydrolase family 1 protein — protein sequence MKYTFPENFKWGSAVWALGTEGCLYKGGRAYTVFDEYYRLQPERFYNQVGPDQTLNWYEDYEKFAELAKDISHNSFRTSILWARLIPDGKHVNQEAVEFYRNMFTAFKKRGMELSIVLYWFDMPLLFEKQGGFTSRSIIDSFVFYCETCFQLFDDLVDIWYVYNEPIVDVMMKYQNDACYPNLMDWNLAHNAVYHMVLAHAKVVEKFKERHYTAKIGTVLNHGYIYPRSQNEADLKAAKDLSLLVQICFEEPLLLGTINNDYLTMIRKYGAKIDILDGDLKCIKQNTVSVLGLNIYSPERVQCRSSLMNPDAPITFDSFSESYIMPGRQMNKDRGWEIYPKVIYDSLMLMKEKYGNPEMRITENGMGIQDEYRFRDKNGQIQDDYRIDYVKQHLIWAHKAIEDGANLVGYNMWSFVDLWSPSHQFKNCYGFYEYDLNTGETKKKKSADWFKEVTENNGFED from the coding sequence ATGAAATATACATTCCCTGAAAATTTTAAATGGGGTTCTGCAGTATGGGCTTTAGGTACTGAAGGATGTCTTTATAAAGGAGGGAGAGCTTATACTGTTTTTGATGAATATTATCGTTTGCAGCCAGAACGTTTTTATAATCAGGTAGGACCTGATCAAACATTAAACTGGTATGAAGATTATGAAAAATTCGCTGAGCTTGCTAAGGATATTTCTCATAATAGTTTTAGAACATCTATATTATGGGCAAGATTAATTCCTGATGGTAAGCATGTTAATCAGGAAGCAGTAGAATTTTATCGTAATATGTTTACAGCTTTTAAAAAGCGTGGTATGGAATTATCAATAGTCTTATATTGGTTTGATATGCCTTTGTTATTTGAAAAACAAGGTGGATTTACATCAAGAAGTATTATTGATTCTTTTGTCTTTTATTGTGAAACTTGTTTTCAGCTGTTTGATGATTTAGTGGATATTTGGTATGTCTATAATGAACCAATTGTGGATGTTATGATGAAATATCAAAATGATGCCTGTTATCCAAATTTAATGGATTGGAATTTGGCACATAATGCTGTTTATCATATGGTTTTAGCGCATGCAAAAGTTGTTGAAAAATTTAAGGAAAGACATTATACAGCTAAGATTGGAACAGTCTTAAATCATGGTTATATTTATCCAAGGAGTCAAAATGAAGCAGATTTAAAAGCTGCCAAAGATTTATCTTTGTTAGTTCAAATATGTTTTGAAGAACCATTATTATTAGGTACTATCAATAATGATTATTTAACAATGATAAGAAAATATGGAGCCAAGATTGATATTTTAGATGGAGATTTAAAGTGTATTAAGCAAAATACAGTTTCTGTTTTGGGTTTAAATATTTATAGTCCAGAACGTGTACAATGTCGTTCATCTTTAATGAATCCTGATGCTCCCATAACTTTTGATAGTTTTAGTGAATCATATATTATGCCAGGAAGACAAATGAACAAAGATCGTGGATGGGAAATTTATCCTAAAGTTATTTATGATTCATTGATGCTGATGAAGGAAAAATATGGCAATCCAGAAATGCGTATTACTGAAAATGGAATGGGTATTCAAGATGAATATCGTTTTAGAGATAAAAATGGACAAATACAAGATGATTATCGTATTGATTATGTGAAACAACATTTGATTTGGGCGCATAAAGCTATTGAAGACGGGGCAAATCTGGTAGGATATAATATGTGGTCTTTTGTAGATTTATGGTCACCATCTCATCAATTTAAGAATTGTTATGGGTTTTATGAATATGATTTAAATACTGGAGAAACAAAAAAGAAGAAAAGTGCAGATTGGTTTAAAGAAGTCACTGAAAACAACGGATTTGAAGATTAG